One stretch of Niallia sp. XMNu-256 DNA includes these proteins:
- the glyS gene encoding glycine--tRNA ligase subunit beta, which produces MATKDILLEIGLEELPARYVTDSMNQLADKVREWFKHKKIKFRDVQAYSTPRRLAVLIQDVTETQEDVHEEAKGPARKIALDANGEWTKAAIGFTRGQGVTVDDIYFKEIGGVEYVHVKRFIQGKKTIELLPELREIITSIHFPKNMRWADYDLKYIRPIKWLVALYGEEIIPFSIVDVSTSNWSLGHRFLGGKVEITNPSDYEEQMSAQYVIVDPVKRKNMILNQLKQLEEAKSWVIPVDEDLLEEVNNLVEYPTALYGGFEEEYLELPAEVLITSMKEHQRYFPVKSADGKILPQFVTIRNGGSDYLANVAKGNEKVLRARLSDADFFYREDKRTEIDQYLEKLNSIVYHEEIGTLAQKVNRVRRLTNLLSDKLAFSTEDKKATDRAAQICKFDLVTNMVNEFPELQGVMGEKYARQKGESEAVAVAINEHYMPRNAEDKRPSSDVGAILAIADKLDTISSFFSINMIPSGSQDPYALRRQATGIVQILLHKDWEVNFEDLIHDSLSLLQADGIVKQSIENVTDELVAFFKLRIKHLLQEREVRYDLIDAVLGNDIGDIHSLFNRAEVLEVKKNEADFKENIEALSRVLNIANKAETIGEIKVSLFENQYEQLLYDKYLSVNQQLDQHVTEEAYFDLLLSMKEEINGYFDHTMVMANDPEIKQNRLNFMAQLATLIKRFANVNDIIFK; this is translated from the coding sequence ATGGCGACAAAAGATATTTTACTAGAAATTGGTTTAGAAGAGCTGCCAGCCAGATATGTTACAGATTCCATGAATCAACTTGCTGATAAGGTTAGAGAGTGGTTTAAACATAAGAAAATTAAATTTCGTGATGTTCAGGCTTATTCAACACCAAGACGCCTAGCGGTACTTATACAGGATGTGACTGAGACACAAGAGGATGTACATGAAGAGGCAAAAGGGCCTGCGAGAAAAATAGCACTAGATGCAAATGGAGAATGGACAAAAGCCGCAATTGGTTTTACCCGTGGTCAAGGGGTGACAGTGGACGATATTTATTTTAAAGAAATTGGTGGAGTCGAATATGTCCATGTCAAAAGGTTTATTCAAGGCAAGAAAACCATTGAGTTGCTTCCAGAACTAAGGGAAATTATTACAAGTATTCATTTTCCGAAAAACATGCGTTGGGCTGATTATGATTTAAAATATATACGTCCTATTAAATGGCTTGTGGCTCTGTATGGTGAAGAGATCATTCCTTTTTCAATTGTAGATGTTAGTACGTCAAATTGGAGTTTAGGACATCGTTTTCTTGGCGGTAAAGTAGAAATCACAAACCCGTCAGACTATGAAGAACAAATGTCTGCACAGTACGTAATTGTGGATCCTGTAAAACGGAAAAACATGATCTTAAATCAATTAAAACAATTAGAAGAAGCTAAAAGCTGGGTCATTCCAGTTGATGAAGATTTGTTAGAAGAGGTTAATAATTTAGTTGAATACCCAACTGCCCTGTACGGTGGGTTTGAAGAGGAGTACTTAGAACTGCCAGCAGAGGTATTGATTACTTCGATGAAGGAGCATCAACGCTATTTCCCAGTTAAATCAGCGGATGGAAAAATTCTTCCACAATTTGTAACCATTAGAAATGGCGGTTCGGATTATTTAGCAAATGTTGCTAAGGGCAATGAAAAGGTTTTAAGAGCGAGACTTTCAGACGCGGACTTCTTTTATCGCGAAGACAAAAGAACAGAAATCGATCAATATTTAGAGAAGTTAAATAGTATTGTCTATCATGAGGAAATTGGGACATTGGCTCAAAAAGTGAATCGAGTACGTCGATTAACAAATCTCCTCTCTGATAAATTGGCTTTCTCAACAGAGGATAAAAAAGCAACAGATCGAGCAGCACAAATTTGTAAATTTGATTTAGTCACAAATATGGTGAACGAATTCCCTGAATTACAAGGAGTTATGGGGGAAAAATATGCACGGCAAAAAGGGGAAAGTGAAGCAGTAGCAGTTGCAATCAATGAACACTACATGCCACGTAATGCTGAGGACAAGAGGCCTAGTTCAGATGTAGGTGCGATTTTAGCCATTGCGGATAAATTAGATACCATTTCATCGTTTTTTTCAATCAATATGATTCCTAGTGGGTCCCAAGATCCATATGCTTTAAGGCGCCAAGCAACAGGAATTGTACAAATTCTGCTTCACAAAGACTGGGAAGTGAACTTTGAAGATTTGATCCATGATTCATTATCATTATTGCAAGCTGATGGGATAGTAAAACAAAGCATTGAAAATGTGACGGATGAACTTGTAGCCTTCTTTAAATTACGGATTAAACATTTATTACAAGAGCGTGAGGTTCGCTACGATTTAATTGATGCAGTATTAGGAAATGATATAGGAGATATCCATTCATTATTTAATCGTGCAGAAGTATTGGAAGTTAAGAAAAATGAAGCTGATTTCAAAGAAAATATTGAAGCATTGAGCAGGGTTTTAAATATAGCTAATAAAGCAGAAACAATAGGGGAAATTAAAGTATCTTTATTTGAAAATCAATATGAACAGCTGTTATATGATAAATATTTATCGGTCAATCAACAATTAGATCAACATGTAACAGAAGAGGCTTATTTTGATTTGCTTCTATCCATGAAGGAAGAAATCAATGGATACTTCGACCATACGATGGTTATGGCTAATGATCCTGAAATTAAACAAAACCGTCTTAATTTTATGGCACAATTAGCTACTTTAATTAAAAGATTTGCCAATGTAAATGACATCATTTTCAAATAA
- the glyQ gene encoding glycine--tRNA ligase subunit alpha, translated as MNIQNMILTLQQHWSEQGCILMQAYDTEKGAGTMSPYTFLRAIGPEPWNVAYVEPSRRPADGRYGENPNRLYQHHQFQVIMKPSPDNIQDLYLDSLKALGIDPLKHDIRFVEDNWENPSLGCAGLGWEVWLDGMEITQFTYFQQVGGLECKPVSVEITYGIERLASYIQDKENVFDLEWTDGFTVRDIFLQPEYEHSKYTFETSDVDMLFGLFNTYEKEAHRQMEEGLVHPAYDYVLKCSHTFNLLDARGAISVTERTGYLARCRNLARKIAKTFYDEREKLGFPILKAKEENN; from the coding sequence ATGAATATTCAAAATATGATTTTAACGTTGCAACAGCATTGGTCTGAACAAGGGTGTATTTTAATGCAGGCATATGATACAGAAAAAGGAGCAGGAACGATGAGTCCGTATACATTCCTTAGAGCCATTGGACCAGAGCCATGGAATGTAGCGTATGTTGAACCATCGCGCCGACCAGCAGATGGTCGTTACGGAGAAAATCCAAACCGTCTGTACCAGCATCATCAATTTCAAGTTATTATGAAGCCGTCTCCTGATAATATTCAAGACCTTTATCTTGATTCACTTAAAGCCTTAGGAATTGATCCGTTAAAGCATGATATCCGCTTTGTTGAGGATAACTGGGAAAATCCATCATTAGGCTGTGCTGGTTTAGGGTGGGAAGTATGGCTAGATGGAATGGAAATTACTCAATTTACGTATTTCCAACAAGTTGGGGGACTTGAATGTAAGCCAGTTTCTGTGGAAATTACATATGGAATTGAGAGGTTGGCATCTTATATTCAAGATAAAGAAAATGTATTTGATCTAGAGTGGACAGACGGCTTTACGGTTCGTGATATATTCCTTCAACCGGAATATGAGCACTCGAAATATACGTTTGAAACGTCTGATGTAGATATGTTGTTTGGATTATTTAATACGTATGAAAAAGAGGCTCATCGTCAAATGGAGGAAGGGCTTGTACACCCAGCCTACGATTATGTCTTGAAATGCTCACATACCTTTAATTTGCTTGATGCAAGAGGAGCAATTTCTGTAACAGAAAGAACAGGATACTTAGCACGTTGCCGTAATTTGGCACGGAAAATTGCCAAAACATTCTATGATGAACGGGAAAAACTAGGATTTCCAATTTTAAAAGCAAAGGAGGAAAATAACTAA
- the recO gene encoding DNA repair protein RecO codes for MLQKCEGIILRSTDYGETNKIVTLFTREWGKYGVMANGAKKPKSRLAAITQPFTYGLFLIQKTRGMGSLQQGEIISSLRSIKEDIFLTAYASFIVELTDKGLEENKSNPFLFELLLQSLTYLNEGYDPDIIKNIYEIKMLSVLGLHPTLDQCASCGSREGTFGFSIREGGILCHRCIHIDPYHLKISPATVKLLRVFYYLDMKRLGSISVKEETKTELKTVIDHYYDEYSGLFLKSKKFLDQISKIL; via the coding sequence ATGCTTCAAAAGTGCGAGGGAATTATTCTTCGATCAACAGATTATGGTGAAACAAATAAAATAGTAACTTTATTTACTCGTGAATGGGGTAAATATGGAGTGATGGCAAATGGTGCTAAAAAACCGAAAAGTCGGTTAGCTGCCATCACCCAGCCCTTCACATACGGTCTTTTTTTAATACAAAAAACGAGAGGCATGGGAAGCTTGCAACAAGGTGAAATAATATCCTCTTTACGTTCAATTAAAGAGGATATTTTCTTAACCGCCTATGCTAGTTTTATAGTAGAATTAACAGACAAAGGTCTTGAAGAAAATAAAAGCAATCCTTTTTTATTTGAACTGCTACTGCAATCATTAACCTATTTAAATGAGGGTTATGATCCCGATATAATTAAAAACATCTATGAGATTAAAATGCTAAGCGTACTTGGCTTGCATCCCACACTTGATCAGTGCGCTTCATGTGGCAGTAGGGAAGGAACCTTTGGGTTTTCTATTCGAGAAGGTGGAATTCTCTGTCATCGCTGTATACATATTGATCCCTACCACTTAAAGATATCTCCAGCAACCGTTAAGCTTTTACGGGTTTTTTATTATCTTGATATGAAACGCCTCGGTAGTATTTCGGTAAAAGAAGAAACCAAAACAGAATTAAAAACAGTCATTGATCATTATTATGACGAGTATTCGGGTTTGTTTTTAAAGTCAAAAAAATTTCTTGATCAAATAAGTAAAATTCTGTAA
- a CDS encoding YqzL family protein yields MLDFTWKVFSQTGNVDTYLLFKELEKENSGTPEGKDDELDEVDFPIM; encoded by the coding sequence ATGTTAGATTTTACTTGGAAGGTTTTTTCTCAGACAGGTAATGTTGACACATATCTTCTTTTTAAGGAGTTAGAAAAGGAGAACTCAGGAACACCCGAGGGAAAGGACGATGAGCTAGACGAAGTCGATTTTCCTATTATGTAG
- the era gene encoding GTPase Era, with amino-acid sequence MNNEQTQNSAYKSGFISIIGRPNVGKSTFLNRVIGQKIAIMSDKPQTTRNKVQGVLTTNDTQFIFIDTPGIHKPKNKLGDFMMNVAQNTLKEVDLILFMVNAEEGYGRGEEFIIESFQSIKTPIFLIINKIDKVHPDRLLTIIDSYQEKYHFSEIIPISALQGNNVERLLQQIKKYLPEGPQYYPADQVTDHPERFIVSELIREKALHLTREEIPHSLAVVIEQMRREDDQKDIIHVMATIIVERDSQKGIIIGKQGKMLKEIGKRARLDIENLLGSKVFLELWVKVQKDWRNKATQLRDYGFREDEY; translated from the coding sequence ATGAATAACGAACAAACACAAAATTCAGCATATAAATCAGGATTTATCTCTATTATTGGCAGACCAAACGTAGGAAAGTCCACATTTCTTAATCGTGTGATCGGACAGAAAATCGCGATTATGAGTGATAAACCCCAAACAACAAGGAATAAAGTTCAAGGGGTTCTAACTACAAATGATACACAATTTATTTTTATAGATACACCGGGTATTCATAAGCCGAAGAATAAATTAGGCGATTTCATGATGAATGTGGCACAGAACACATTAAAAGAAGTTGATTTAATTTTATTTATGGTCAATGCTGAAGAAGGATATGGACGTGGAGAAGAGTTTATTATCGAGAGTTTTCAATCCATTAAAACACCAATCTTTTTAATTATTAATAAAATTGATAAAGTGCATCCAGACCGTTTATTGACGATCATTGATTCTTATCAAGAGAAATATCATTTTAGTGAAATTATTCCTATTTCTGCTTTACAAGGTAATAACGTGGAAAGATTATTACAACAAATTAAGAAATACCTTCCGGAAGGGCCACAATATTATCCAGCAGACCAAGTAACGGATCACCCTGAAAGATTCATCGTTTCTGAGTTGATACGTGAAAAGGCTTTACATTTGACTAGAGAAGAAATTCCTCATTCTTTAGCAGTAGTCATTGAGCAAATGAGGAGAGAAGATGATCAAAAGGACATCATACATGTGATGGCAACAATCATTGTAGAGCGCGATTCTCAAAAGGGAATTATCATTGGTAAACAAGGGAAAATGTTAAAGGAAATTGGAAAAAGGGCACGCCTCGACATTGAAAACTTATTAGGATCAAAAGTATTTTTAGAGCTATGGGTAAAGGTACAAAAAGACTGGCGGAATAAAGCTACGCAACTTCGTGATTATGGCTTCCGTGAGGACGAATATTAA
- a CDS encoding cytidine deaminase translates to MSIEEMIEEAIKARDNAYVPYSKYPVGAALLTKSGKVYHGCNIENAAYSMCNCAERTALFKAYSEGERDYSMLVVVADSKRPVPPCGACRQVISELCPKDMKVIMTNLNGNLDQVTVEELLPGAFSAEDLNE, encoded by the coding sequence GTGAGCATTGAAGAAATGATCGAAGAAGCGATTAAAGCTAGGGATAACGCCTATGTTCCTTACTCGAAATACCCAGTAGGTGCAGCACTTTTAACTAAAAGTGGAAAAGTTTATCATGGGTGTAATATTGAAAACGCTGCCTACAGCATGTGTAATTGTGCTGAACGAACAGCGCTATTTAAGGCTTATTCAGAAGGAGAAAGAGATTACTCAATGTTGGTCGTTGTGGCAGATTCGAAACGCCCTGTACCACCTTGTGGTGCCTGCAGACAAGTAATCAGCGAGCTTTGTCCGAAAGATATGAAAGTCATCATGACAAATCTTAATGGCAATTTAGATCAAGTAACAGTAGAGGAATTACTACCAGGAGCATTTTCAGCGGAGGATTTAAATGAATAA
- a CDS encoding diacylglycerol kinase family protein, with protein sequence MSSGLNGKKRRGIHYSFIYAIEGILHGIIHERNLKIHSVIALTVIIFGFLFDINRYEWMFVILAIGGMFSLELLNTAIERMVDYISPQYHPLAKQAKDVAAGAVLVFACMSVIIGCIIFLPKIYH encoded by the coding sequence ATGAGTTCGGGCTTAAACGGTAAAAAACGCAGAGGAATTCACTATTCATTTATATATGCAATTGAAGGGATACTACACGGGATTATCCATGAACGCAATTTGAAAATTCACAGTGTTATCGCCCTAACCGTTATCATTTTCGGGTTCTTGTTTGACATTAATCGTTATGAGTGGATGTTTGTCATTTTGGCAATCGGTGGAATGTTTTCGTTAGAATTACTGAATACGGCGATTGAACGAATGGTCGATTATATCTCACCACAATATCATCCATTGGCAAAGCAGGCGAAAGATGTTGCAGCAGGCGCTGTGTTAGTTTTTGCTTGTATGTCTGTTATTATAGGCTGCATCATTTTTTTGCCAAAAATATATCACTAA
- the ybeY gene encoding rRNA maturation RNase YbeY — translation MSMIIDLNDETNELSQEEMNTIENILQFAAEKEKIENESELSVTFVSNERIQEINKEYRHKDMPTDVISFAMEELGEGEIPLTGVDMPRVLGDIIISIAKARSQADEYGHSFLRELGFLAVHGFLHLLGYDHEIEEDEKIMFARQKDILDEFGLKR, via the coding sequence GTGAGTATGATAATTGATTTAAATGATGAAACAAATGAACTTTCCCAAGAGGAAATGAACACGATTGAAAACATCCTGCAATTTGCTGCGGAAAAGGAAAAAATCGAAAATGAAAGTGAATTATCGGTAACCTTTGTTAGCAATGAGCGAATCCAGGAAATCAATAAGGAATATCGTCATAAAGATATGCCAACAGATGTGATTTCATTTGCCATGGAAGAACTGGGCGAAGGGGAAATTCCTTTAACAGGGGTCGATATGCCAAGAGTATTGGGAGACATCATTATTTCAATCGCAAAAGCGAGATCCCAAGCTGATGAATACGGTCATAGTTTTTTACGGGAACTTGGCTTTTTAGCCGTCCATGGCTTTTTACATTTACTAGGGTATGATCATGAGATTGAAGAAGATGAGAAAATCATGTTTGCAAGGCAAAAGGACATACTCGATGAGTTCGGGCTTAAACGGTAA
- a CDS encoding HD family phosphohydrolase: MHLHLAKIKSLLNITVFRVLLFIVLGLLLFISMYSNVKPKTLDIRLFTVSEQTIRSPITIEDKESTEAKKKEAENKVEDVYVVNKALTQNRIDLITSIFDSAIDVKKIDDSGTVITESEQVNKLKEQLTEDVTKDISDSVFLSLVSVPSDQLEIARDLSVTAINSVMSNRISANEVENAKKQLEEAMKYSSLGTSLKNAAIELGRYAVIQNEFYDPNATEEMRKQAVESVEPVMILQGQIIVEENQLISRDIYRQLELVGLLKNERSYQPFIGSTLLIIIFLAALYNYFYKLDKKPETKHHYLIIFSIIFSLSILIMKIVSFFYVFDYANIAFIFPAALAPMLIKVLIDERLAIFTAVITGICGSIMFNEGVTGTFHMTIGVYILCSGIAGIMFLSNHNHRSNILKVGLYVAFVNVLLILSIVLLRNGQYSMQEYVAVGAIALISGLLSSILTIGLVPFFEAGFGILSTMKLIELSNPNHPLLKKILIEAPGTYHHSVMVANLAESACEAIGANGLLARVGCYYHDVGKTKRPSFFIENQMNKENPHDQLPPETSKEIIISHATDGANMLKEYKMPKEVIDIAQQHHGTTLLKYFYFKAKQNDAETTEEEYRYPGPKAQTKEAAIVGIADSVEAAVRSMSKPTHEQIENLVRKIISDRLQDDQFNECDLTLKELEKVAETLCETLKGIFHSRIEYPEMSKQEVKHA; encoded by the coding sequence ATGCATTTGCATTTAGCAAAAATAAAAAGCTTATTAAATATAACTGTTTTTCGAGTTCTCTTGTTTATCGTGCTAGGCTTACTTTTATTTATATCGATGTACAGCAATGTAAAGCCTAAGACGTTAGATATTCGTTTATTTACAGTTTCTGAACAAACAATACGCTCGCCAATCACGATTGAGGATAAGGAGAGTACAGAAGCAAAGAAAAAAGAGGCTGAAAATAAAGTTGAGGATGTTTATGTTGTTAATAAAGCCTTAACACAAAATCGAATTGATTTAATTACGTCTATTTTTGACTCGGCTATTGATGTCAAAAAAATAGATGATTCGGGAACAGTGATTACTGAATCAGAGCAGGTTAATAAACTTAAAGAACAATTAACAGAAGATGTAACAAAAGATATTTCTGACTCCGTTTTTCTAAGTTTAGTTTCAGTACCCTCTGACCAACTTGAAATTGCAAGGGATCTTTCTGTAACTGCGATAAATAGTGTAATGAGCAATCGGATTTCTGCTAATGAAGTTGAAAATGCAAAGAAACAATTAGAAGAAGCAATGAAATACTCTAGTTTGGGAACTTCACTTAAAAATGCGGCAATTGAGTTAGGTCGATATGCCGTGATTCAAAATGAATTTTATGATCCTAATGCAACAGAAGAAATGCGCAAACAAGCGGTTGAGAGTGTTGAACCTGTAATGATTCTACAAGGTCAAATTATTGTTGAGGAAAATCAACTCATTAGCCGTGATATTTATCGGCAGTTAGAGCTAGTTGGACTGTTAAAAAATGAACGATCTTATCAGCCGTTTATAGGTTCAACATTATTGATTATTATTTTTCTGGCCGCTTTATACAATTATTTTTATAAATTAGATAAGAAACCAGAAACTAAGCATCATTATCTAATTATTTTTAGTATTATTTTTTCGCTTTCAATTTTAATCATGAAAATTGTTAGTTTCTTTTATGTATTTGACTATGCGAATATTGCGTTCATTTTTCCAGCGGCCTTGGCCCCAATGTTAATAAAGGTTTTGATTGATGAGAGGCTTGCAATATTCACTGCAGTCATTACAGGGATCTGTGGAAGTATTATGTTCAATGAAGGGGTTACAGGCACCTTTCATATGACTATTGGTGTCTATATATTATGTAGCGGGATTGCAGGAATTATGTTTCTAAGTAATCATAATCATCGATCCAATATTTTAAAGGTTGGTTTATATGTAGCCTTCGTTAATGTGCTGCTTATTTTATCAATTGTTCTTTTGAGAAATGGTCAGTATAGTATGCAGGAATATGTCGCTGTGGGAGCTATTGCTTTAATATCGGGTCTCTTATCATCAATACTTACGATTGGATTAGTGCCATTTTTTGAGGCGGGCTTTGGGATCTTATCAACAATGAAGTTAATTGAGTTATCAAATCCAAACCACCCGTTATTAAAAAAAATATTGATTGAAGCACCCGGAACTTATCACCATAGTGTGATGGTAGCAAATTTAGCGGAAAGTGCTTGTGAAGCGATTGGAGCAAATGGGCTTTTAGCGAGAGTTGGTTGTTATTATCACGATGTTGGCAAGACAAAAAGACCAAGCTTTTTTATTGAGAATCAAATGAATAAGGAAAATCCTCATGATCAATTGCCTCCCGAGACGAGTAAAGAAATTATCATTTCTCATGCAACCGATGGCGCAAATATGCTGAAAGAATATAAAATGCCTAAGGAGGTTATTGATATTGCTCAGCAGCATCACGGGACAACCTTATTAAAATATTTCTATTTTAAAGCGAAACAAAATGATGCAGAAACGACTGAGGAAGAATATCGCTATCCTGGACCAAAAGCACAAACAAAAGAAGCCGCGATTGTCGGAATTGCAGATAGTGTTGAGGCGGCTGTGAGATCGATGTCAAAACCAACACATGAGCAAATTGAAAATCTTGTTCGGAAAATCATATCTGATCGTTTACAAGATGATCAGTTTAATGAGTGTGACCTCACATTAAAAGAGTTAGAAAAAGTCGCTGAAACATTATGTGAAACGTTGAAAGGGATTTTCCATTCGAGAATTGAGTATCCAGAAATGTCCAAACAGGAGGTAAAGCATGCGTGA
- a CDS encoding PhoH family protein, with protein MTEELKTMNLQLNNSNEAIALIGNADSNLKAIEQELGVSIITRGETVYVSGSPEHVELVANILDALLYVIRKGINISQRDVIYAIQMSKKGTLDYFKDLFEEEISKNAKGKSIRVKTIGQRYYISAMKKSDLVFGIGPAGTGKTYLAVVMAVNALKSGGVKRIILTRPAVEAGESLGFLPGDLKEKVDPYLRPLYDALHDVLGTEQTQRLIERGVIEIAPLAYMRGRTLDEAYVILDEAQNTTMAQMKMFLTRLGFSSKMVITGDKTQIDLPKGVTSGLMIAEEVLSDVSGIKFIYLEQSDVVRHPLVAKIIAAYEAKE; from the coding sequence ATGACAGAAGAGTTAAAAACCATGAATCTTCAGCTAAATAATTCGAATGAGGCCATCGCCTTAATTGGTAATGCTGATTCTAATCTGAAGGCAATAGAACAGGAACTAGGTGTATCGATCATCACAAGAGGTGAGACGGTCTATGTATCTGGGAGCCCTGAGCATGTTGAATTAGTAGCTAATATTCTCGATGCCTTATTATATGTGATTAGAAAAGGGATCAATATTAGTCAAAGAGATGTCATTTATGCCATCCAAATGTCAAAAAAAGGAACACTTGATTATTTTAAAGATTTATTTGAAGAAGAAATTTCGAAAAATGCAAAAGGAAAGTCAATTCGCGTCAAAACGATTGGCCAACGCTATTATATTTCTGCTATGAAGAAGAGTGATCTTGTTTTTGGGATTGGCCCCGCGGGAACAGGTAAAACGTATTTAGCAGTTGTAATGGCAGTTAATGCTTTAAAAAGCGGTGGAGTCAAAAGAATTATTTTGACGCGACCTGCCGTAGAGGCAGGGGAAAGTTTGGGATTTTTACCTGGTGATTTGAAAGAGAAGGTTGATCCTTATTTGCGACCTCTTTACGATGCTCTGCACGATGTATTAGGAACAGAACAAACTCAACGTTTGATTGAACGTGGAGTGATTGAAATTGCTCCTCTTGCATATATGAGGGGGAGAACGTTAGATGAAGCTTATGTAATTCTAGATGAAGCACAGAACACAACAATGGCACAAATGAAAATGTTTCTAACACGTCTTGGTTTTAGTTCGAAAATGGTAATCACTGGGGATAAAACCCAAATTGACCTACCAAAAGGGGTTACTTCTGGTTTAATGATTGCTGAGGAAGTTTTATCAGATGTTTCAGGGATTAAATTCATTTATTTGGAGCAAAGCGATGTTGTACGTCACCCATTAGTGGCAAAAATTATTGCAGCCTATGAGGCGAAAGAATAG
- the yqfD gene encoding sporulation protein YqfD: MKNRWITFFIGIITVKVTGKGIERFINTLLRNGLYIWSVRRNGIESIQFKMRLNDIAKLRIISRGSGLRIEFLKREGLPFLFKRLLLNSGFLVGAIVFLIIITILSNMIWGIQIKGAEPATEYKINKELDKMGVKVGKLQFFVENVESIQRQLTNNIEEITWVGVELQGTTYHLQVVEKNEPEKPKYLSPQHLVAKKKAVIVDMFVEEGQAVVDIHDRVEPGQLLVSGLIGKEGQNVQVPAKGEVLGETWYKTKVVLPIKSTFQVYNGEEVRKHTLKIGNLKIPVWGFGKIEFKEYETESNEKKINFINWTLPVSLVSETHREEETETRIYEQKEAIEIAKKMAKIDIKNKLPEEAKIIGEKVLHQTSDNDKVTVSIHFQVIENIASGQPIIQGESE; encoded by the coding sequence ATGAAAAATCGCTGGATTACTTTTTTTATCGGAATCATAACAGTCAAAGTTACGGGAAAAGGAATTGAACGGTTTATCAATACGTTATTAAGGAATGGACTATATATTTGGAGTGTAAGGAGAAACGGGATAGAATCCATTCAATTTAAAATGAGATTAAATGATATTGCCAAATTAAGAATTATCTCTAGGGGAAGTGGTCTCCGTATTGAATTTTTGAAACGAGAGGGACTGCCGTTTCTATTTAAACGATTGCTTCTAAATAGCGGATTTTTAGTGGGCGCCATTGTTTTTCTAATTATTATAACCATTCTTTCTAATATGATTTGGGGAATCCAAATAAAGGGAGCGGAGCCGGCTACTGAGTATAAAATTAATAAAGAATTGGATAAGATGGGTGTTAAAGTTGGCAAATTGCAATTTTTTGTGGAGAATGTGGAATCAATTCAACGTCAATTAACAAATAATATAGAGGAAATCACTTGGGTTGGTGTGGAATTACAGGGGACAACCTATCATCTCCAAGTGGTAGAGAAAAATGAACCAGAAAAGCCAAAATATTTAAGTCCCCAGCATCTTGTCGCCAAGAAAAAAGCAGTAATTGTGGATATGTTTGTTGAAGAAGGTCAAGCAGTAGTTGATATCCATGATCGAGTGGAACCAGGCCAATTACTCGTTTCAGGGTTAATCGGAAAAGAAGGTCAAAATGTACAAGTACCTGCAAAAGGAGAAGTTTTAGGAGAAACATGGTATAAAACAAAGGTAGTATTGCCGATTAAGAGTACCTTCCAAGTGTATAATGGAGAAGAGGTAAGAAAGCATACTTTGAAAATCGGTAACCTCAAAATACCAGTATGGGGATTTGGGAAAATTGAGTTTAAGGAATATGAAACGGAAAGCAATGAGAAAAAGATTAACTTTATCAATTGGACACTTCCGGTTTCACTTGTAAGCGAAACCCATCGTGAAGAAGAAACAGAAACGAGAATCTATGAACAGAAAGAAGCAATAGAAATAGCCAAAAAAATGGCTAAAATCGATATAAAAAATAAATTACCAGAAGAGGCTAAAATTATTGGTGAAAAAGTTTTGCACCAGACATCAGACAATGATAAAGTAACAGTATCAATACATTTCCAAGTTATAGAAAATATAGCCTCTGGTCAACCAATAATCCAAGGAGAGTCGGAATGA
- the yqfC gene encoding sporulation protein YqfC — translation MAKKWGQYLRNLITKNMELPQDVMMDLPRITMIGHLHIYIENHRGLLTFSDKELRLLLKQGQLLVKGKAFVIKAILPEEIILEGKIDQVIYLEE, via the coding sequence ATGGCGAAAAAGTGGGGACAATACCTCCGTAACTTAATTACAAAAAACATGGAACTTCCTCAGGATGTCATGATGGATCTACCCCGAATTACTATGATTGGGCACTTACATATTTATATTGAAAATCACAGAGGTCTCTTAACTTTTTCAGATAAAGAACTCAGATTGCTTCTCAAGCAAGGTCAGTTGCTTGTAAAAGGAAAGGCCTTTGTGATTAAAGCGATATTGCCTGAAGAGATTATTTTAGAAGGAAAAATAGATCAAGTGATTTATCTAGAAGAATAA